The nucleotide sequence GCAAAGCGGAGTCGCGCCCTTCCCCGCAGGCTGCCGATCACATACAGCGCCGCCAGTTGCTCGGCAAGCTGTGCATGGTTACGTAGATTCATGCTGCAAACAGTCCCGCAAAAACAATAACCCCCTGCGAATCCAGCTCTTCACCGTCCCCAGAGCCGCTCCGAAGTGCTTGGCCACCTCTTCGTAGCTCGCGGCACGATAAAAGGCTTGCACGACGGCCTGACGTTGCTCCGCCGTCATCTTCTGCAAACAATCCTCCATGCGCTTGCGCTCGGCAGGATACAATGCGGCCTCATTGTGCACGGCTCCCCATTCTTCCCGCTCCCAGTCAGGCTCTTCCCAGCCAGGCTCGTCCTTGGGCATGCGTCGCAACAGATCGATCGCCTGGTAGCGCACGATGGCCGCCGCCCAGGCCATGGGAGAGCGCCCGGCGCGGTATTCGGATGCCTTGAGCCAGATCTTGAGGAAGGCATCCTGCAAACAGTCTGCCGCTCGGCCATCTTCTCTTAAAATACGCAAAGCGACAGGGTAGAGATGCGCGGACGTCTCCCGGTAAAAACGCTGGAAAGCCTGCTGATCGCCACGCGCAACAGCAAGTAGCAGCTGCTCCAGCTCAGCCGTATCGATCATCAGGCGTTACGGGACAATTCATGATTTCTCACACTTTTGCATTCGCACCTTTCCGCCGCAAAGTCGTAAGCTGGCCGGTAGAGTCTGGCTGGAGAATAGCGCAGAGTAGCAGCGCTTGACTACGAGTGGGACGCAACTGGAGAGAGCATCATGAAAAAGCAGAAGAGAATTTCCCTAAGAAATGGCCTATTGGGTATTGCAGCTCTGGGCTTGAGTAGCGCGGCGATGGCCAACCCCATCGATCTGCAACTGAACATCGGCACGCCGGCGTACTACCCGCCTGCGGTCGTCGCCACTCCGCCGCTGATGGTGTGGCTACCCAGTCTGGGCGTCTATGCGGCCTACGGCAGCTCCCAGCCCATTTTCTACAGTGGCTCCAGCTACTACTATTTTTACGGCAATCGTTGGTGGGCAGGTCCAGCCTATCGTGGGCCGTGGCGCCCCGTTGCGGCGCCGCCCCCGGGATTGCAGCGCTGGCATCCTGGCGATTGGCAGCGGGTACAGAACGAGGCCCACTACCGCGCGCGCGACCCGCATTGGCGGCATTTCCGGCCACAGGCTAGGCCCCAGCCGCCCATCCCCCAGCAGTACCGGCCACACGGACCGGAACAGGGTCCCTATCACCCGCAACCAGGTCCACGATATGAACATGGCCCCGACCATGGCAACCCAGGTCGCGGAGATCATGGACACGGAGATCATGGGCCGGGCGACCAAGAGCCTGGCCGCCCCTAACAGAAGTCACTTCCTCAAGAAGCCATCTTCTCGTTCAACCAGGTTCTTGCCTCGGCCATCGCCGCGTCCAGCCCTTCCGCTTGCGCGGCGCCCGCCTGCGCCATGTCCGGTCGTCCGCCACCTTTACCTCCCAGCGGTTTCGCAAGCACATTCACCAGCTCACCGGCATGGACCTTGCCGTGCAGGTCCTTGCTGACTGCGGCCAGAAGAGAGACCTTCTCGTCCGCCACACCAGCCAGCACGATGATGCCGGAGCTGATTTCCGAACGGAGACGATCGAGCACCTCGCGTAAGGCCTTCGCATCCATCCCATCCAGGCGTTGCAACAGGACCGGCACATCCCGAATGCGCTCTACCCGCGCGGCCAGATCGGCACCTGCGGTGGCGGCCAATTCCCGCTTGCTGCGCTCCAGCTCCTTCTCCAGTTGCCGCAGGCGCTCCAGGGTCTGGGCGAGCCGCTGATCCAGCTCCGCAGGCGCGGCTTTGAGCAACGCCGCCGCCCCACGTAGGCGTTCCTCATCCTGTTGCACACTGCGTAAGGCGGCTTCCCGGCTACCGCTTCGATACGGCGAATCCCCGCCGCAACGGCGGACTCGCTCAGGATCTTGAAGAAGCCGATCTCCCCCAGGGCAGCGACATGGGTGCCACCACAAAACTCCAGCGAGTGCTCCCCCATCAGCACCACGCGAACTTCCTCGCCATATTTTTCCCCAAAGAGGGCCATGGCACCCAGGGCTTGCGCCTCAGCGAGGGGCAATACTCGCGTTTCGGCCTGCACATTGGCACGAATCGCAGCGTTCACCTCGCGCTCGATGGCCTGTAGTTCCGCCGACCCCAGGGGCTCCGGATGGCTGAAGTCGAAGCGCAGACGCTCGGCATTCACCAACGATCCCTTTTGCTGCACGTGGCTGCCCAGACGGCGACGTAACACGGCATGCAGAAGGTGCGTCGCCGAGTGGTGGGCGGCAGTGGCGGCACGGGCAACGGGATCGACCGCTGCCTGCAGAATCTCACCGACGCGGATGCTGCCACGTTCCAGGGTGCCGATATGCACGTGCTGGCTGGGTACCGGCTTTTGCGTGTCGGTCACGGAAAACAGGACTTCCTGACCGTGGAAGAGCTTGCCGCAGTCACCCGCCTGCCCGCCCGATTCGCCATAGAAAGGCGTCTGATCGAGGATGATCGCGGCGGACTCGCCCGCCTGCAAGCTATCGACGCAGGCGCCATCCCGGACCATTGCGAGCACCTTCCCGGCGCCGTCGCAACCGCCATAGCCGAGAAATTCGGTGGACGGCAGTTGCATGGCGAGATCGTGATAGATCTTTTCCGCCTTCACCGCGCCGCTGCCGGACCACGCCGCACGGGAGCGTTCGCGCTGCTCCGCCAGCGCCGCATCAAAGCCCGCCATGTCCATCTCCAGCCCACGCTCACGGGCGATATCCGCCGTCAGATCGACCGGAAAGCCGTAGGTATCGGACAGGCGGAAGATGACTTCACCGGGGATGGGTGCCCCCACCGGCAGCTTGGCAATGGCCTCGTCGAGCAGATCCAGCCCGCGCTGCAAGGTCTCGCGGAATTTTTCTTCCTCGCGATGCAGCTGCCGCTCGACCTCGTGTTGTGCCTGGCGCAGCTCCGGGTAGGCGTCGCCCATGCTGGCAACCAGCGGCGCCACCAGACGGTAGAAAAATGCGTCCTCGATGCCAAGCTTGCGCCCATGCCGCACCGCACGGCGGATGATCCGCCGCAGCACATAACCGCGACCTTCGTTACTCGGCATGACACCATCGGTGATCAGGAAGCTGCAGGCACGGATATGATCTGCCAGGACCCGCAGACTGGTGTCGCCTTCGGCACTGCTGCCATAGGGCGTGGCGGCCAGCTCCGCCGCTGCCGCGATCAGTACCTGAAAGATATCGGTGTCGTAGTTATTGTGCACACCCTGCAGGACCGCCGCCAGACGCTCCAGACCCATGCCGGTGTCGACCGAAGGTTTGGGCAAGGGCGTGAGCTTGCCCGAGCTGTCCCGGTCGTACTGCATGAAGACCAGATTCCAGATCTCGATGTAGCGGTCACCGTCGGCCTCCGGGCTTCCGGGCGGGCCGCCGGGGATTGCCGGACCGTGATCGTAGAAGATCTCCGAACAGGGACCGCAGGGGCCGGTATCGCCCATACTCCAGAAGTTGTCCTTGTCGCCGCAGCGGGAGAAGCGCGCAGCGTCGATCTTCATCTCGTTCAGCCAGATCTCGGCCGCTTCGTCGTCCTTGTCGTGAACCGTCACCCAGAGCTTCTCGGCCGGCAGGCCCAGGGTTTGGGTGAGAAAACGCCAAGCGAACTGGATGGCTTCCCGCTTGAAGTAATCACCAAAAGAGAAATTGCCGAGCATCTCGAAGAAGAAAGTATGGTGACGCGCCGTATAGCCAACGTTTTCGAGATCGTTGTGCTTGCCGCCAGCACG is from Acidithiobacillus sp. AMEEHan and encodes:
- a CDS encoding sigma-70 family RNA polymerase sigma factor, with product MIDTAELEQLLLAVARGDQQAFQRFYRETSAHLYPVALRILREDGRAADCLQDAFLKIWLKASEYRAGRSPMAWAAAIVRYQAIDLLRRMPKDEPGWEEPDWEREEWGAVHNEAALYPAERKRMEDCLQKMTAEQRQAVVQAFYRAASYEEVAKHFGAALGTVKSWIRRGLLFLRDCLQHEST